A window of the Henckelia pumila isolate YLH828 chromosome 3, ASM3356847v2, whole genome shotgun sequence genome harbors these coding sequences:
- the LOC140892915 gene encoding uncharacterized protein, producing MKKLYRRGTVHPTPPAVSDHLLSFLPAAILTLTAALSLEEREVLSYLISCSSANFSDDTHHKKTSGSSKGGAAADHPPYFSCYCFRCYMSYWVKWDSSPNRQLIHEVMDAFEDSERKKEKKNKKERRKGKSIKRDIIVLELQESDKSEPSLTHQDINFLYSNTESEDDAAAAAAASGEDKEQEEQEAAEKGSIRRFMSFLGDRIWGAWG from the coding sequence ATGAAGAAACTCTACCGAAGAGGCACCGTGCACCCGACGCCGCCGGCGGTTTCAGACCACTTGCTGTCGTTTTTGCCGGCGGCGATATTGACTTTGACCGCCGCTTTATCTCTCGAGGAGAGGGAAGTTCTGTCCTACCTCATCTCTTGCTCCTCCGCTAACTTTTCCGACGACACCCACCACAAGAAAACATCCGGAAGTTCCAAGGGCGGCGCGGCGGCGGACCACCCTCCTTACTTCAGCTGCTACTGCTTCCGGTGCTACATGAGCTACTGGGTGAAGTGGGATTCGTCGCCCAATCGTCAGCTGATACACGAGGTGATGGATGCTTTCGAAGATAGCgagaggaagaaggagaagaagaacaagaaggAGAGAAGGAAGGGCAAAAGCATCAAAAGAGACATTATTGTTCTTGAATTGCAGGAGTCCGACAAGTCTGAGCCGAGTTTGACCCATCAAGATATCAACTTTCTCTATTCCAACACAGAATCCGAGGATGATgctgccgccgccgccgccgcctccGGCGAAGATAAGGAGCAGGAGGAGCAGGAGGCGGCGGAGAAAGGGTCCATCAGGAGGTTCATGAGTTTTCTTGGAGACAGGATTTGGGGAGCCTGGggataa
- the LOC140886835 gene encoding transcription initiation factor IIF subunit alpha-like isoform X3 yields the protein MSGQVPVATKVTSLEDLQQEYRILRRSMIINGHYRKKEKYKNKPWLLEDETGQFQYHGHLEGSQSATYYLLMLQGKEFVAIPAGSWYNFNKVAQYKQLTLEEAEEKMKNRRKTADGYERWMMKAANNGPAAFGEVEKFDERESGSGGVRGRKRTPGDDHEGNASDKGEEDEEDEAARKSSLGLNKKNGDDDDEGPRGGDLDFDDDDIEKGDDWEHDEIFTDDDEAVGNDPEEREDLAPEIPAPPEIKQDDEDEDEADEEEGKLSKSGKELKKLLGRANGLDDSDAEDDDDDEDDMEDDVSPVLAPKTEPPNEKPAEHSAPPKATTSGSSRGTPSTSKSSKGKRKFGVEESRATNGAPLKKVKTENEVKSVKDEISPSTKSSALLKGASPPVSIKTAPATPSGPVTEGEIRRVLAQKTPVTTQDLVAKFKSRLKLKEDKDAFAAILRRISKIQKTNGANYVVLRE from the exons ATGTCCGGGCAAGTTCCAGTAGCTACAAAAGTTACTTCATTGGAAGATTTGCAACAGGAGTACCGAATTTTAAGAAGAAGCATGATAATAAATGGTCATTACAGAAAGAAG GAGAAGTACAAGAATAAACCTTGGCTGCTGGAAGATGAGACAGGCCAGTTTCAATACCATGGTCACCTTGAGGGTTCACAGTCAGCAACATATTACCTTCTGATGCTTCAGGGGAAGGAATTTGTTGCCATTCCTGCTGGTTCATG GTACAATTTTAACAAAGTGGCACAATATAAGCAACTCACTTTGGAGGAAGCCgaagaaaagatgaaaaataGAAGGAAAACTGCTGATGGTTACGAAAGATGGATGATGAAAGCAGCAAACAATGGACCTGCTGCATTTGGTGAAGTTGAAAAGTTTGATGAACGTGAAAGTGGATCTGGTGGTGTGAGAGGGCGTAAAAGAACCCCAGGTGATGATCATGAGGGCAATGCCTCAGATAAGGGAGAGGAGGACGAGGAAGATGAGGCAGCAAGAAAAAGTAGTCTAGGACTTAACAAGAAAAATggggatgatgatgatgaaggcCCTAGAGGAGGTGACCTGGACTTTGACGATGACGATATTGAAAAGG GCGATGATTGGGAGCATGACGAAATTTTTACAGATGATGATGAAGCAGTTGGCAATGATCCAGAGGAACGGGAAGATCTGGCTCCTGAAATACCTGCTCCTCCAGAAATTAAGCAG GATGATGAGGACGAGGATGAAGCTGATGAAGAGGAGGGGAAGCTGAGCAAATCTGGAAAAGAGCTGAAGAAACTTCTGGGGCGAGCTAATGGGCTGGATGATTCAGATGCAGAGGATGATGATGACGATGAGGATGAT ATGGAAGATGATGTTTCTCCAGTACTTGCACCGAAGACGGAACCTCCAAATGAAAAGCCAGCCGAGCACAGTGCGCCACCGAAGGCCACGACTTCAGGATCTAGTCGTGGGACACCATCTACGTCAAAGTCTTCAAAGGGAAAAAGAAAATTTGGTGTGGAGGAATCAAGAGCAACTAATGGAGCACCTTTAAAGAAGGTAAAAACAGAAAAT GAAGTAAAATCCGTGAAAGATGAGATTTCTCCGTCTACAAAGAGCAGTGCACTGCTGAAAGGCGCATCACCGCCAGTATCGATAAAAACTGCGCCAGCAACACCTTCCGGACCCGTGACCGAGGGAGAAATAAGGCGTGTTCTAGCGCAGAAGACACCAGTGACCACGCAGGATCTCGTAGCCAAGTTTAAATCTAGGTTGAAGCTCAAAGAG GACAAGGATGCTTTTGCTGCTATATTAAGGAGAATATCAAAGATACAAAAGACCAATGGTGCCAACTATGTAGTTCTTAGagaataa
- the LOC140891279 gene encoding cucumber peeling cupredoxin-like, whose product MAPLLKVFATLLFLAVFGPGQLVSGQTHHVVGGEEGWSSASNISSWLSGRVFRVGDKLWFSLPATEGTIVELQSLEELSTCDLRNPIKMYADGSNHVTLDKEGTRYFSSGNLENCKNGMKLPVSVQNHGHDDRGHDEPYEPYSPEEPYPLHPPPTIPYPSAATALNVFLFAVFAALFLSCIGM is encoded by the exons ATGGCACCATTGCTCAAGGTTTTTGCTACGCTGCTGTTTCTTGCAGTTTTCGGGCCGGGACAGCTGGTTTCGGGCCAGACCCACCATGTTGTTGGTGGAGAAGAAGGCTGGAGCTCCGCCTCCAACATCTCCTCCTGGTTGTCGGGCCGGGTTTTTAGGGTTGGAGACAAGTTGT GGTTTAGCCTCCCGGCGACCGAGGGTACAATTGTGGAGCTTCAAAGCCTGGAGGAGCTCTCAACATGTGATCTGCGAAACCCCATCAAAATGTATGCCGATGGATCGAATCACGTTACACTAGATAAAGAAGGGACAAGGTATTTCAGCAGTGGGAACCTCGAAAACTGCAAGAACGGGATGAAACTGCCTGTGTCCGTGCAGAATCATGGCCACGACGATCGTGGTCACGACGAGCCTTACGAGCCATACTCACCGGAGGAGCCTTACCCTCTTCATCCCCCACCTACAATTCCATATCCCTCCGCAGCCACAGCCTTGAATGTGTTTTTGTTCGCGGTGTTTGCAGCGTTGTTCCTTTCCTGTATTGGCATGTAG
- the LOC140886835 gene encoding transcription initiation factor IIF subunit alpha-like isoform X4 produces MPIDLILKPSCGSCGSSVELYGSTCKHLTLCVTCGKTMAENRAKCYECGTTITRLIREYNVRASSSSYKSYFIGRFATGVPNFKKKHDNKWSLQKEGLQGRQVTDALREKYKNKPWLLEDETGQFQYHGHLEGSQSATYYLLMLQGKEFVAIPAGSWYNFNKVAQYKQLTLEEAEEKMKNRRKTADGYERWMMKAANNGPAAFGEVEKFDERESGSGGVRGRKRTPGDDHEGNASDKGEEDEEDEAARKSSLGLNKKNGDDDDEGPRGGDLDFDDDDIEKGDDWEHDEIFTDDDEAVGNDPEEREDLAPEIPAPPEIKQDDEDEDEADEEEGKLSKSGKELKKLLGRANGLDDSDAEDDDDDEDDLTPQGCEREYNFVFVRWKMMFLQYLHRRRNLQMKSQPSTVRHRRPRLQDLVVGHHLRQSLQREKENLVWRNQEQLMEHL; encoded by the exons ATGCCAATAGATTTGATACTGAAGCCATCATGCGGCAGTTGTGGTTCCTCGGTCGAGCTTTATGGAAGCACGTGCAAGCACCTGACGCTTTGCGTGACGTGCGGCAAAACCATGGCGGAGAATCGAGCCAAATGCTATGAGTGCGGAACAACCATCACTCGTTTGATCAGG GAATACAATGTCCGGGCAAGTTCCAGTAGCTACAAAAGTTACTTCATTGGAAGATTTGCAACAGGAGTACCGAATTTTAAGAAGAAGCATGATAATAAATGGTCATTACAGAAAGAAGGTCTGCAGGGTCGCCAAGTTACTGATGCCTTACGC GAGAAGTACAAGAATAAACCTTGGCTGCTGGAAGATGAGACAGGCCAGTTTCAATACCATGGTCACCTTGAGGGTTCACAGTCAGCAACATATTACCTTCTGATGCTTCAGGGGAAGGAATTTGTTGCCATTCCTGCTGGTTCATG GTACAATTTTAACAAAGTGGCACAATATAAGCAACTCACTTTGGAGGAAGCCgaagaaaagatgaaaaataGAAGGAAAACTGCTGATGGTTACGAAAGATGGATGATGAAAGCAGCAAACAATGGACCTGCTGCATTTGGTGAAGTTGAAAAGTTTGATGAACGTGAAAGTGGATCTGGTGGTGTGAGAGGGCGTAAAAGAACCCCAGGTGATGATCATGAGGGCAATGCCTCAGATAAGGGAGAGGAGGACGAGGAAGATGAGGCAGCAAGAAAAAGTAGTCTAGGACTTAACAAGAAAAATggggatgatgatgatgaaggcCCTAGAGGAGGTGACCTGGACTTTGACGATGACGATATTGAAAAGG GCGATGATTGGGAGCATGACGAAATTTTTACAGATGATGATGAAGCAGTTGGCAATGATCCAGAGGAACGGGAAGATCTGGCTCCTGAAATACCTGCTCCTCCAGAAATTAAGCAG GATGATGAGGACGAGGATGAAGCTGATGAAGAGGAGGGGAAGCTGAGCAAATCTGGAAAAGAGCTGAAGAAACTTCTGGGGCGAGCTAATGGGCTGGATGATTCAGATGCAGAGGATGATGATGACGATGAGGATGAT CTTACCCCACAGGGTTGTGAGCGAGAGTATAATTTTGTGTTTGTTAGATGGAAGATGATGTTTCTCCAGTACTTGCACCGAAGACGGAACCTCCAAATGAAAAGCCAGCCGAGCACAGTGCGCCACCGAAGGCCACGACTTCAGGATCTAGTCGTGGGACACCATCTACGTCAAAGTCTTCAAAGGGAAAAAGAAAATTTGGTGTGGAGGAATCAAGAGCAACTAATGGAGCACCTTTAA
- the LOC140886835 gene encoding transcription initiation factor IIF subunit alpha-like isoform X1, translating to MPIDLILKPSCGSCGSSVELYGSTCKHLTLCVTCGKTMAENRAKCYECGTTITRLIREYNVRASSSSYKSYFIGRFATGVPNFKKKHDNKWSLQKEGLQGRQVTDALREKYKNKPWLLEDETGQFQYHGHLEGSQSATYYLLMLQGKEFVAIPAGSWYNFNKVAQYKQLTLEEAEEKMKNRRKTADGYERWMMKAANNGPAAFGEVEKFDERESGSGGVRGRKRTPGDDHEGNASDKGEEDEEDEAARKSSLGLNKKNGDDDDEGPRGGDLDFDDDDIEKGDDWEHDEIFTDDDEAVGNDPEEREDLAPEIPAPPEIKQDDEDEDEADEEEGKLSKSGKELKKLLGRANGLDDSDAEDDDDDEDDMEDDVSPVLAPKTEPPNEKPAEHSAPPKATTSGSSRGTPSTSKSSKGKRKFGVEESRATNGAPLKKVKTENEVKSVKDEISPSTKSSALLKGASPPVSIKTAPATPSGPVTEGEIRRVLAQKTPVTTQDLVAKFKSRLKLKEDKDAFAAILRRISKIQKTNGANYVVLRE from the exons ATGCCAATAGATTTGATACTGAAGCCATCATGCGGCAGTTGTGGTTCCTCGGTCGAGCTTTATGGAAGCACGTGCAAGCACCTGACGCTTTGCGTGACGTGCGGCAAAACCATGGCGGAGAATCGAGCCAAATGCTATGAGTGCGGAACAACCATCACTCGTTTGATCAGG GAATACAATGTCCGGGCAAGTTCCAGTAGCTACAAAAGTTACTTCATTGGAAGATTTGCAACAGGAGTACCGAATTTTAAGAAGAAGCATGATAATAAATGGTCATTACAGAAAGAAGGTCTGCAGGGTCGCCAAGTTACTGATGCCTTACGC GAGAAGTACAAGAATAAACCTTGGCTGCTGGAAGATGAGACAGGCCAGTTTCAATACCATGGTCACCTTGAGGGTTCACAGTCAGCAACATATTACCTTCTGATGCTTCAGGGGAAGGAATTTGTTGCCATTCCTGCTGGTTCATG GTACAATTTTAACAAAGTGGCACAATATAAGCAACTCACTTTGGAGGAAGCCgaagaaaagatgaaaaataGAAGGAAAACTGCTGATGGTTACGAAAGATGGATGATGAAAGCAGCAAACAATGGACCTGCTGCATTTGGTGAAGTTGAAAAGTTTGATGAACGTGAAAGTGGATCTGGTGGTGTGAGAGGGCGTAAAAGAACCCCAGGTGATGATCATGAGGGCAATGCCTCAGATAAGGGAGAGGAGGACGAGGAAGATGAGGCAGCAAGAAAAAGTAGTCTAGGACTTAACAAGAAAAATggggatgatgatgatgaaggcCCTAGAGGAGGTGACCTGGACTTTGACGATGACGATATTGAAAAGG GCGATGATTGGGAGCATGACGAAATTTTTACAGATGATGATGAAGCAGTTGGCAATGATCCAGAGGAACGGGAAGATCTGGCTCCTGAAATACCTGCTCCTCCAGAAATTAAGCAG GATGATGAGGACGAGGATGAAGCTGATGAAGAGGAGGGGAAGCTGAGCAAATCTGGAAAAGAGCTGAAGAAACTTCTGGGGCGAGCTAATGGGCTGGATGATTCAGATGCAGAGGATGATGATGACGATGAGGATGAT ATGGAAGATGATGTTTCTCCAGTACTTGCACCGAAGACGGAACCTCCAAATGAAAAGCCAGCCGAGCACAGTGCGCCACCGAAGGCCACGACTTCAGGATCTAGTCGTGGGACACCATCTACGTCAAAGTCTTCAAAGGGAAAAAGAAAATTTGGTGTGGAGGAATCAAGAGCAACTAATGGAGCACCTTTAAAGAAGGTAAAAACAGAAAAT GAAGTAAAATCCGTGAAAGATGAGATTTCTCCGTCTACAAAGAGCAGTGCACTGCTGAAAGGCGCATCACCGCCAGTATCGATAAAAACTGCGCCAGCAACACCTTCCGGACCCGTGACCGAGGGAGAAATAAGGCGTGTTCTAGCGCAGAAGACACCAGTGACCACGCAGGATCTCGTAGCCAAGTTTAAATCTAGGTTGAAGCTCAAAGAG GACAAGGATGCTTTTGCTGCTATATTAAGGAGAATATCAAAGATACAAAAGACCAATGGTGCCAACTATGTAGTTCTTAGagaataa
- the LOC140886835 gene encoding transcription initiation factor IIF subunit alpha-like isoform X2, whose translation MPIDLILKPSCGSCGSSVELYGSTCKHLTLCVTCGKTMAENRAKCYECGTTITRLIREYNVRASSSSYKSYFIGRFATGVPNFKKKHDNKWSLQKEGLQGRQVTDALREKYKNKPWLLEDETGQFQYHGHLEGSQSATYYLLMLQGKEFVAIPAGSWYNFNKVAQYKQLTLEEAEEKMKNRRKTADGYERWMMKAANNGPAAFGEVEKFDERESGSGGVRGRKRTPGDDHEGNASDKGEEDEEDEAARKSSLGLNKKNGDDDDEGPRGGDLDFDDDDIEKGDDWEHDEIFTDDDEAVGNDPEEREDLAPEIPAPPEIKQDDEDEDEADEEEGKLSKSGKELKKLLGRANGLDDSDAEDDDDDEDDMEDDVSPVLAPKTEPPNEKPAEHSAPPKATTSGSSRGTPSTSKSSKGKRKFGVEESRATNGAPLKKEVKSVKDEISPSTKSSALLKGASPPVSIKTAPATPSGPVTEGEIRRVLAQKTPVTTQDLVAKFKSRLKLKEDKDAFAAILRRISKIQKTNGANYVVLRE comes from the exons ATGCCAATAGATTTGATACTGAAGCCATCATGCGGCAGTTGTGGTTCCTCGGTCGAGCTTTATGGAAGCACGTGCAAGCACCTGACGCTTTGCGTGACGTGCGGCAAAACCATGGCGGAGAATCGAGCCAAATGCTATGAGTGCGGAACAACCATCACTCGTTTGATCAGG GAATACAATGTCCGGGCAAGTTCCAGTAGCTACAAAAGTTACTTCATTGGAAGATTTGCAACAGGAGTACCGAATTTTAAGAAGAAGCATGATAATAAATGGTCATTACAGAAAGAAGGTCTGCAGGGTCGCCAAGTTACTGATGCCTTACGC GAGAAGTACAAGAATAAACCTTGGCTGCTGGAAGATGAGACAGGCCAGTTTCAATACCATGGTCACCTTGAGGGTTCACAGTCAGCAACATATTACCTTCTGATGCTTCAGGGGAAGGAATTTGTTGCCATTCCTGCTGGTTCATG GTACAATTTTAACAAAGTGGCACAATATAAGCAACTCACTTTGGAGGAAGCCgaagaaaagatgaaaaataGAAGGAAAACTGCTGATGGTTACGAAAGATGGATGATGAAAGCAGCAAACAATGGACCTGCTGCATTTGGTGAAGTTGAAAAGTTTGATGAACGTGAAAGTGGATCTGGTGGTGTGAGAGGGCGTAAAAGAACCCCAGGTGATGATCATGAGGGCAATGCCTCAGATAAGGGAGAGGAGGACGAGGAAGATGAGGCAGCAAGAAAAAGTAGTCTAGGACTTAACAAGAAAAATggggatgatgatgatgaaggcCCTAGAGGAGGTGACCTGGACTTTGACGATGACGATATTGAAAAGG GCGATGATTGGGAGCATGACGAAATTTTTACAGATGATGATGAAGCAGTTGGCAATGATCCAGAGGAACGGGAAGATCTGGCTCCTGAAATACCTGCTCCTCCAGAAATTAAGCAG GATGATGAGGACGAGGATGAAGCTGATGAAGAGGAGGGGAAGCTGAGCAAATCTGGAAAAGAGCTGAAGAAACTTCTGGGGCGAGCTAATGGGCTGGATGATTCAGATGCAGAGGATGATGATGACGATGAGGATGAT ATGGAAGATGATGTTTCTCCAGTACTTGCACCGAAGACGGAACCTCCAAATGAAAAGCCAGCCGAGCACAGTGCGCCACCGAAGGCCACGACTTCAGGATCTAGTCGTGGGACACCATCTACGTCAAAGTCTTCAAAGGGAAAAAGAAAATTTGGTGTGGAGGAATCAAGAGCAACTAATGGAGCACCTTTAAAGAAG GAAGTAAAATCCGTGAAAGATGAGATTTCTCCGTCTACAAAGAGCAGTGCACTGCTGAAAGGCGCATCACCGCCAGTATCGATAAAAACTGCGCCAGCAACACCTTCCGGACCCGTGACCGAGGGAGAAATAAGGCGTGTTCTAGCGCAGAAGACACCAGTGACCACGCAGGATCTCGTAGCCAAGTTTAAATCTAGGTTGAAGCTCAAAGAG GACAAGGATGCTTTTGCTGCTATATTAAGGAGAATATCAAAGATACAAAAGACCAATGGTGCCAACTATGTAGTTCTTAGagaataa